Genomic DNA from Kluyveromyces lactis strain NRRL Y-1140 chromosome C complete sequence:
CCAAGCATGCGAAGGTCATTGGGGATGTATGTGTCTACAAGTGTTTCATATAAGGGGTGCCGGCcgttttcaatttcaattacACATTCCTTTTCCTCAATGACAGGCTGGACATAATTTTGGCTAATGGCGGTCTTAGCAAATGAGACTAAAACCTCGAGCTCTGCGAAACATTTTCCTGACAGCAAAATTGCTGGCTTTGTATTCAAGACTGCATTTTGTAGTTCAAGTAGGATCTCCAACTCTAAATCGGATATTATTCCATGAAGGTCACCATAGTGTTCGTCCATAACTTTCGTATCATCATTCTTGTAATATATTACATTCTGTTCTCTGAAAATTTCAGTCCAGTATAGCACAGCTGGATCGAACATATCTTCTATGGATGCATCAACACATAGTAAATAACCAAGTTGTGGTAGATATATCGCATTTATCAAAGCATTTCGTCCGTTCAATTTTTTAAAAAGCTTCTCCTCATTACTCTGCAATGTTGATATTAGTGTATTGTTTGCCTCATTTGCCACAAGATTTAAAACACCTTCAAGCTCGAAGTAAGTTCCTCTTGCCTCATCTAGTTCTATACGAACTTTATCCTTTATAACAATCGCATCTTGGTTAAGGGACCCCTCCAAATCAAGAACACTTTCGGTTTTCTTtaatatcttcaacatcatgCTTTTATCAAGGTCATTTTTTATGGTGTTAAATAACCGGCAATTATCTGAAGAATCGTAGAGAATATGGATTAAGTTTATGATCTCGACAGTTTTGGtacagaaagaaatatattTTCTCCACACTGAGAGTTTTACTGCGCCTTTGCTCATTTCATTTACAATGCTGAATATATTAGGCATGTACTTtagagaatttgaaagatcGTCGAATAATATCGCATTCTTGCCGTCAATTAGAGATCGTATCACCTTTTGTCTCTCTTCTATTAATATTTTATTAGATAGTGGACTGGCTAACCAGGATTTTAGCAATCTTTTACCAAGTTCTGAAGTAGTGTGATTGAGCAAATCAAACACAGATGAATAGCCGGTTTTTGTTATTTCACAAAAATGTCCTGGTATCTGGATGGGTTTAAAAATATGTAAAGCCGCCAGAGtatcatcatcaagaaagagCCGATCCTTCAACATTAATTGTCTCACTATATTGACCTTTTCGAAAAAATTAAACATCTCACATTCGTCAAAATCAACGGCGGAGAAATGATCCATAGATTTTATCAAGCAGCTCAATGACATGGTTGTCACTTTAGCGGCTTTGTTTGTACCCAATTGGTCCAAGATCTGAAATCCTTGAATATCTATCAATTGTTGGGACTCTTGAAAGTTGTTCCAATGTTGAACAAAATATTCTACTTTAAATTTGTCATGGGACTGCATCTGCAATCTAAAACTGCGCTCGATTGACAAAAATTTGAGGTTTTCATAAATCACTTCCCCTAACCTGCTTGAACACAACACTACGCTAGGTTCATTTTCAAGTATCAAATTTTCTAGAATCAAGTTCACTTCATTCATATTTTCTGAACTTCTGGCATTAACAATAATGTCCTGATTTAGAACCGATAAAGTCTCTTGATTTATGTCCAATAGAGATATTCCAAGCTTGGACTGCTGTAGTTCCAAGCAGAATACTACTTCATTTTCCCAATTAATGCTTTGCTCATGCATGGTTTCATCTGCATATTTTTCCAATACATTTCTGTTTTCACCTTCGGCGGGTATTTCGGTAGCATTGCTATCCTGTATATTCCCAATACCTGGAATTAGTTCAGAATCGACCGACCGATCAATAAATAACGGACGTTTAGCCGTGACTGGCATTGTTGATGGTGATTGGTCTTGAATAATTGCCTGTACCGTTTCTTCCCTTCGTTTTCTTCGCTCTGTCAATAAACAGTGCAGTTTAGTTTTGAAAGTAAAACTGAATAATctcattcttttcacttttaaAGTAAATTTGTGCTGGAAATGAAATTTAAACGAAATATAACATTAGATAAAGAAGTGAATTGacactttttctttgctttcTTTGAGTTAAGTACTATCTAGATGTGTCGGGAAGGCGTATGAGTAATGATTAGCCGCTCTCTTTTTGTCGAATTTATTTCTGTTCCAACCGACTCTCGGCCATTGAAATCCACTTCGCTACTACAAAAGCAGATTTCCTATGGCGACTCCTCGAGTACTTATCGAATATTGCTTTGTGAC
This window encodes:
- the MSH5 gene encoding MutS family protein MSH5 (similar to uniprot|Q12175 Saccharomyces cerevisiae YDL154W MSH5 Protein of the MutS family forms a dimer with Msh4p that facilitates crossovers between homologs during meiosis msh5-Y823H mutation confers tolerance to DNA alkylating agents homologs present in C. elegans and humans), which translates into the protein MRLFSFTFKTKLHCLLTERRKRREETVQAIIQDQSPSTMPVTAKRPLFIDRSVDSELIPGIGNIQDSNATEIPAEGENRNVLEKYADETMHEQSINWENEVVFCLELQQSKLGISLLDINQETLSVLNQDIIVNARSSENMNEVNLILENLILENEPSVVLCSSRLGEVIYENLKFLSIERSFRLQMQSHDKFKVEYFVQHWNNFQESQQLIDIQGFQILDQLGTNKAAKVTTMSLSCLIKSMDHFSAVDFDECEMFNFFEKVNIVRQLMLKDRLFLDDDTLAALHIFKPIQIPGHFCEITKTGYSSVFDLLNHTTSELGKRLLKSWLASPLSNKILIEERQKVIRSLIDGKNAILFDDLSNSLKYMPNIFSIVNEMSKGAVKLSVWRKYISFCTKTVEIINLIHILYDSSDNCRLFNTIKNDLDKSMMLKILKKTESVLDLEGSLNQDAIVIKDKVRIELDEARGTYFELEGVLNLVANEANNTLISTLQSNEEKLFKKLNGRNALINAIYLPQLGYLLCVDASIEDMFDPAVLYWTEIFREQNVIYYKNDDTKVMDEHYGDLHGIISDLELEILLELQNAVLNTKPAILLSGKCFAELEVLVSFAKTAISQNYVQPVIEEKECVIEIENGRHPLYETLVDTYIPNDLRMLGGTFDNDTWNNNFKRISVITGANASGKSVFLTQNGLIVFLAHIGCFVPADNARIGLVDKILTRVVTRESVAKTQSTFEIDANQMSKCLSLATPRSLLLIDEFGKGTDVIDGLSMFGAIIKDFSRSSSCPRVIASTHYNEVFSPNILTSEINGVVFYKTEILLQVMEKENKGNARDEMITFLYKLSTGIATNSFGIFCAKNCGLRQSIVQRAQELTTQIADGFDIAKNYSKLTIEELNQFRIDQDIAKEFVAWDLDLESIHSDKIQHAIRRKLQRILDAGQSC